The proteins below come from a single Zea mays cultivar B73 chromosome 8, Zm-B73-REFERENCE-NAM-5.0, whole genome shotgun sequence genomic window:
- the LOC100278302 gene encoding Bifunctional riboflavin kinase/FMN phosphatase — MAAAAHQVSAVIFDLDGTLLDTERATRDVLTEFLAAYGKVPDAGEEEKRLGQMYLESTTGIIRDYGLPLTVDEYSKAMYPLYLKRWQKAKPLPGVKRLVKHLHKNGVPLALASNSIRRNVDHKLPKLEDWGKCFSVILGGDQVPNGKPSPDIFLEAAKRLGANPSSCLVIEDSVVGVKGAKASGAKAVAVPSLQNQRNHYYIADVILYSLLDFQPEMWGLPPFEDRIQGVLPIDPLLSNARIGGKILNNIHWVISDDCAYEYIPDQISGIFLGWAKSKVHGFSKVIVATGWDFSQQTVERVMHVHFLDCSGTVETEPVKLLIIGYIRKLQSADDILQALSVTDEDRRIARDALDLPTFSEYANDLHLA, encoded by the exons ATGGCCGCCGCGGCGCACCAGGTCTCCGCCGTGATCTTTGATCTCGACGGCACTCTCCTTGACACAG AGAGGGCGACAAGGGACGTCCTCACCGAATTCCTGGCGGCATACGGGAAGGTCCCCGATGCGGGGGAGGAGGAGAAGAGGCTGGGGCAGATGTATTTGGAATCCACCACCGGGATCATCAGAGACTACGGCCTGCCGCTCACGGTCGACGAGTACTCCAAGGCGATGTATCCCCTGTACCTGAAAAG GTGGCAAAAGGCAAAACCGCTTCCGGGAGTGAAGAGGCTTGTTAAGCATCTTCACAAGAACGGAGTGCCACTCGCACTTGCTTCTAACTCCATTAGGAGAAATGTTGATCACAAGCTTCCGAAACTAGAAG ATTGGGGAAAGTGTTTTTCTGTTATTCTTGGTGGAGATCAAGTCCCAAATGGAAAACCTTCCCCTGACAT ATTTTTGGAGGCTGCAAAGAGGCTTGGTGCAAATCCATCGTCTTGCTTGGTTATAGAAGATTCTGT CGTTGGAGTCAAGGGTGCCAAGGCTTCTGGGGCAAAGGCAGTTGCAGTACCATCACTTCAAAATCAGAGGAACCACTATTACATTGCTGATGTCATCCTATATTCGCTTTTGGACTTTCAACCTGAGATGTGGGGTCTTCCTCCATTTGAAGATC GCATTCAAGGTGTTCTGCCAATTGATCCCTTACTTTCAAATGCCCGGATAGGTGGTAAAATTTTGAACAACATTCATTGGGTAATTTCAG ATGACTGTGCCTACGAGTATATTCCTGACCAAATATCAGGAATTTTTTTGGGTTGGGCCAAGTCCAAAGTGCATGGATTCTCCAAGGTGATCGTAGCTACTGGGTGGGACTTCTCACAGCAGACCGTCGAGAGAGTGATG CATGTACATTTTCTTGATTGCTCTGGCACGGTTGAAACAGAGCCTGTGAAGCTGCTCATAATTGGTTACATCCGGAAGCTCCAAAGTGCA GATGATATATTGCAAGCATTAAGCGTAACTGACGAAGACAGGAGAATTGCAAGGGATGCATTGGATCTCCCAACTTTCTCTGAATATGCTAATGACCTTCATCTTGCCTGA
- the LOC100278302 gene encoding bifunctional riboflavin kinase/FMN phosphatase isoform X1, which yields MAAAAHQVSAVIFDLDGTLLDTERATRDVLTEFLAAYGKVPDAGEEEKRLGQMYLESTTGIIRDYGLPLTVDEYSKAMWQKAKPLPGVKRLVKHLHKNGVPLALASNSIRRNVDHKLPKLEDWGKCFSVILGGDQVPNGKPSPDIFLEAAKRLGANPSSCLVIEDSVVGVKGAKASGAKAVAVPSLQNQRNHYYIADVILYSLLDFQPEMWGLPPFEDRIQGVLPIDPLLSNARIGGKILNNIHWVISDDCAYEYIPDQISGIFLGWAKSKVHGFSKVIVATGWDFSQQTVERVMHVHFLDCSGTVETEPVKLLIIGYIRKLQSADDILQALSVTDEDRRIARDALDLPTFSEYANDLHLA from the exons ATGGCCGCCGCGGCGCACCAGGTCTCCGCCGTGATCTTTGATCTCGACGGCACTCTCCTTGACACAG AGAGGGCGACAAGGGACGTCCTCACCGAATTCCTGGCGGCATACGGGAAGGTCCCCGATGCGGGGGAGGAGGAGAAGAGGCTGGGGCAGATGTATTTGGAATCCACCACCGGGATCATCAGAGACTACGGCCTGCCGCTCACGGTCGACGAGTACTCCAAGGCGAT GTGGCAAAAGGCAAAACCGCTTCCGGGAGTGAAGAGGCTTGTTAAGCATCTTCACAAGAACGGAGTGCCACTCGCACTTGCTTCTAACTCCATTAGGAGAAATGTTGATCACAAGCTTCCGAAACTAGAAG ATTGGGGAAAGTGTTTTTCTGTTATTCTTGGTGGAGATCAAGTCCCAAATGGAAAACCTTCCCCTGACAT ATTTTTGGAGGCTGCAAAGAGGCTTGGTGCAAATCCATCGTCTTGCTTGGTTATAGAAGATTCTGT CGTTGGAGTCAAGGGTGCCAAGGCTTCTGGGGCAAAGGCAGTTGCAGTACCATCACTTCAAAATCAGAGGAACCACTATTACATTGCTGATGTCATCCTATATTCGCTTTTGGACTTTCAACCTGAGATGTGGGGTCTTCCTCCATTTGAAGATC GCATTCAAGGTGTTCTGCCAATTGATCCCTTACTTTCAAATGCCCGGATAGGTGGTAAAATTTTGAACAACATTCATTGGGTAATTTCAG ATGACTGTGCCTACGAGTATATTCCTGACCAAATATCAGGAATTTTTTTGGGTTGGGCCAAGTCCAAAGTGCATGGATTCTCCAAGGTGATCGTAGCTACTGGGTGGGACTTCTCACAGCAGACCGTCGAGAGAGTGATG CATGTACATTTTCTTGATTGCTCTGGCACGGTTGAAACAGAGCCTGTGAAGCTGCTCATAATTGGTTACATCCGGAAGCTCCAAAGTGCA GATGATATATTGCAAGCATTAAGCGTAACTGACGAAGACAGGAGAATTGCAAGGGATGCATTGGATCTCCCAACTTTCTCTGAATATGCTAATGACCTTCATCTTGCCTGA